From the Cupriavidus necator N-1 genome, one window contains:
- a CDS encoding MarR family winged helix-turn-helix transcriptional regulator, with product MDHYSKEGFQITQSIGFFLNRARNTLLMEMDAALKDLDITGQQMGILMSLTHGVATTPFELSKLLGIDTGLMTRMLDKLEAKGLLSRSRSLDDRRVVNLTVTRKGQEVAERIPDVAPKVLNQRLRNFSKEEFAEFRRLLAKFAGA from the coding sequence ATGGACCACTACTCAAAGGAAGGCTTCCAGATCACCCAGAGCATCGGCTTCTTCCTCAACCGCGCCCGCAACACGCTGCTGATGGAAATGGATGCGGCATTGAAGGACCTGGACATCACGGGCCAGCAGATGGGGATCCTGATGTCGCTCACGCATGGCGTCGCTACCACCCCCTTCGAGCTGAGCAAGTTGCTGGGCATCGACACCGGCCTGATGACCCGCATGCTGGACAAGTTGGAGGCCAAGGGCCTGCTGTCACGCAGCCGCAGTCTCGACGATCGCCGTGTGGTCAACCTGACGGTGACCCGAAAGGGCCAGGAAGTTGCCGAGCGCATCCCGGATGTGGCCCCCAAAGTACTCAATCAGCGGCTCAGGAACTTCAGCAAGGAAGAATTTGCCGAGTTCCGCCGGCTGCTTGCCAAATTTGCGGGCGCCTGA
- a CDS encoding HlyD family secretion protein, whose product MNDTTKTTPADPQTAPAAATPTSARNTRKRLLALLGLTSALTAAGYGAYYYTMARFHEDTDDAYVNGNLVQLTPQVAGTVIAVNADDTQIVKAGEPVVTLDAADATVALANAEATLGQTVRQVSALYVNNDVLGATVKQRQADLDRARDDLRRRTGVAESGAVAAEDVAHARDAVKTAEAALETARQQLAANHALTDKTSVADHPSVQAASAKVRDAYLANARNTLPAPVTGYVARRSVQVGQRVAPGNPLMAIVPLDGVWVDANFKEVQLKHIRIGQPVELRADLYGSGVTYHGKVIGLSAGTGSAFSALPAQNATGNWIKVVQRLPVRIQLDPAELRKHPLQIGLSMQVDVETRMDSGSPLSPGAEVPQRTAYRTEVFQRYGEEADREITRIIAQNSNGKSAVGQSSPASQVAQQPQAIKRTAQVAGSASGA is encoded by the coding sequence ATGAACGATACGACCAAGACCACACCGGCCGACCCGCAAACCGCACCCGCCGCGGCCACCCCGACGTCCGCCAGGAACACCCGCAAGCGCCTGCTGGCCCTGCTCGGCCTGACCAGCGCGCTCACCGCCGCCGGCTATGGCGCCTACTACTACACCATGGCCCGCTTCCACGAGGACACCGACGATGCCTACGTCAACGGCAACCTCGTCCAGCTCACGCCGCAGGTCGCCGGCACGGTGATCGCGGTGAATGCCGATGATACGCAAATCGTGAAGGCCGGCGAGCCCGTGGTGACGCTCGACGCTGCCGATGCAACGGTGGCGCTGGCCAATGCGGAGGCCACCCTCGGCCAGACCGTGCGCCAGGTCAGCGCGCTCTATGTCAACAATGACGTGCTTGGTGCCACCGTCAAGCAACGCCAGGCTGACCTGGACCGCGCCCGTGACGACCTGCGCCGCCGCACCGGGGTGGCCGAATCCGGCGCCGTCGCAGCGGAAGACGTGGCGCATGCCCGTGACGCCGTCAAGACCGCCGAAGCCGCGCTCGAGACCGCCCGCCAGCAGCTTGCTGCCAACCATGCGCTGACCGACAAGACGAGCGTAGCCGACCACCCCAGCGTGCAGGCCGCATCCGCCAAGGTGCGCGACGCCTACCTGGCCAACGCCCGCAACACGCTGCCGGCCCCCGTGACCGGCTATGTGGCGCGGCGCTCGGTGCAGGTGGGCCAGCGAGTTGCCCCCGGCAACCCCCTGATGGCCATCGTGCCGCTCGACGGCGTGTGGGTCGATGCCAACTTCAAGGAAGTCCAGCTCAAACACATCCGCATCGGTCAGCCGGTCGAGCTCCGCGCCGACCTGTATGGCAGCGGCGTGACCTATCACGGCAAGGTGATCGGCTTGTCGGCCGGCACCGGCAGCGCGTTCTCGGCCCTGCCGGCGCAGAATGCCACCGGCAACTGGATCAAGGTCGTGCAGCGCCTGCCGGTGCGCATCCAGCTCGATCCGGCGGAGCTGCGCAAGCATCCGCTGCAGATCGGCCTGTCGATGCAGGTCGACGTGGAAACGCGCATGGATTCCGGTTCGCCCTTGAGCCCGGGCGCGGAAGTACCGCAACGCACCGCCTATCGCACCGAAGTATTCCAGCGCTACGGCGAAGAGGCCGACCGCGAGATCACGCGGATCATCGCGCAGAACAGCAACGGCAAGTCAGCTGTGGGGCAATCATCGCCAGCTTCGCAAGTTGCGCAGCAGCCTCAGGCGATCAAGCGCACGGCGCAAGTTGCCGGCAGCGCCTCCGGCGCATGA
- a CDS encoding efflux transporter outer membrane subunit gives MLSQITLPAAPRLACRFAGLLLSVLVAAFLSACANYAGIHSDKQIAEPTTYTTTQSIPAEQGHWPSADWADQFGDAQLKALITEALQGSPSLEKARARVASAVAFSEGANANTLPQVGAGYSFNRQRYTENAMVPPQFAGTWQSENKAFINASYDLDLWGKNREALKSAVSGVHAGEAEAEQVKLTLSSAIARAYNELARLYTLLDISSDEVRQRREVLRVTNGRVTMGLETEVEKRTAEANLAASEVAVAALEGSIQRTRYQLGALLGQGPDRGLAIARPNLGAGDDVRLPDNLPADLVSRRPDIVAARWRVDATLHDIKVAKAEFYPDINLTAMIGLDAIGWGRFLRAASRTASGGAAIHLPIFDGGALRAQLKGRYAEFDFAVANYNETLVNALTDVATQLSDIRAVDAQIDNAVRSDTAAQRALTLALAQYKAGLTTQLTVLNAQTNALRSSQVVANLRMNRRDRQIALAAALGGGFTDASESTTKAALVR, from the coding sequence ATGCTCAGTCAAATTACTCTCCCGGCAGCGCCCCGCCTGGCCTGCCGCTTTGCCGGTCTCCTGCTGTCGGTGCTGGTAGCAGCATTCCTGAGCGCCTGTGCCAACTACGCCGGCATCCACAGCGACAAGCAAATCGCCGAACCTACCACCTACACCACCACGCAAAGCATCCCCGCCGAGCAGGGCCACTGGCCTTCGGCGGACTGGGCCGACCAGTTCGGCGACGCCCAGCTCAAGGCATTGATCACGGAAGCGCTGCAGGGGAGCCCGTCGTTGGAAAAGGCCCGTGCCCGCGTGGCCTCCGCGGTGGCGTTCAGCGAGGGCGCCAATGCCAACACGCTGCCGCAGGTGGGCGCAGGCTATTCGTTCAACCGCCAGCGTTACACGGAAAACGCGATGGTGCCGCCGCAGTTCGCCGGGACGTGGCAGTCGGAGAACAAGGCGTTCATCAACGCCTCGTATGACCTCGACCTGTGGGGCAAGAACCGCGAGGCGCTGAAGTCCGCGGTGTCTGGTGTACATGCCGGCGAAGCCGAGGCCGAACAGGTGAAGCTGACGCTGAGCAGCGCCATCGCGCGCGCCTACAACGAACTGGCCCGCCTCTACACGCTGCTCGACATCTCCAGCGACGAAGTCAGACAGCGCCGCGAAGTGCTGCGCGTGACCAACGGCCGGGTGACCATGGGCCTGGAGACCGAAGTCGAGAAACGCACCGCCGAGGCCAATCTCGCCGCCAGCGAAGTCGCCGTCGCCGCGCTGGAAGGCAGCATCCAGCGCACCCGCTACCAGCTCGGCGCGCTGCTCGGCCAGGGCCCGGACCGCGGCCTGGCGATCGCCCGCCCCAACCTCGGCGCCGGCGACGACGTCCGCCTGCCCGACAACCTGCCGGCCGACCTGGTCTCGCGCCGCCCCGACATCGTTGCCGCGCGCTGGCGCGTCGACGCCACCCTGCACGACATCAAGGTGGCCAAGGCCGAGTTCTACCCGGACATCAACCTGACGGCGATGATCGGCCTGGACGCCATCGGGTGGGGGCGCTTCCTGCGCGCCGCCAGCCGCACCGCCTCGGGCGGCGCCGCGATCCACCTGCCGATCTTCGACGGCGGTGCGCTGCGCGCCCAGCTCAAGGGCCGCTATGCAGAGTTCGACTTCGCGGTCGCCAACTACAACGAGACGCTGGTGAACGCCCTGACCGACGTGGCCACCCAGCTCTCTGACATCCGCGCCGTCGACGCGCAGATCGACAACGCCGTACGCAGCGACACGGCCGCGCAACGCGCCCTGACGCTGGCGCTGGCGCAGTACAAGGCCGGCCTGACCACGCAACTGACCGTACTGAACGCACAGACCAACGCGCTGCGCAGCAGCCAGGTGGTGGCCAACCTGCGCATGAACCGCCGCGACCGGCAGATTGCGCTGGCCGCCGCGCTGGGCGGCGGTTTTACCGATGCTTCCGAATCGACCACAAAGGCGGCCCTGGTCCGCTGA